The following are from one region of the Stanieria cyanosphaera PCC 7437 genome:
- a CDS encoding ABC transporter substrate-binding protein has protein sequence MSMFSNLSTKKFSLWLIIGLLLSWLLSCSPKPSNSNELEFWTMQLQPQFTEYFTQLNNKFETNNQTVKVNWVDIPWSAMESKILTAISSKTAPDLVNLNPNFASQLATRNAWLNLDEVVPPNVKKSYLPKIWQASTIETCQENNCSETSFGIPWYLTTRITIYNQDLLSKAGRKQPPTTYEELAQVARQIKDKTGKYALFMTFVPEDSGEVLESLVQMGVNLVDEQGKAAFNTPAGVAAFRYWVDLYQQGLLPPEVLTQGHRHGIELYQAGETALLSSGAEFLNAIATNAPTIAQVSAAAPQITGKTGKKNVAVMNLVIPRDTDKPEEALKYALYVTNTENQLAFAKQANVLPSTEEAVKQYIQELSSQQTNNSVEQAKKVSAMQLKDAEVLIPAMKNIKLLQQSIYENLQAAMLKEKTVEQAVEDAAAQWNQQQ, from the coding sequence ATGTCGATGTTCAGTAATTTATCTACAAAAAAATTTAGTTTATGGTTAATAATCGGCTTGTTATTAAGCTGGTTGTTAAGTTGTAGTCCTAAGCCTTCAAATTCTAATGAACTAGAATTTTGGACAATGCAATTACAACCGCAGTTTACCGAGTATTTTACTCAGCTAAATAATAAATTTGAGACTAATAATCAAACTGTAAAAGTTAATTGGGTAGATATTCCTTGGTCAGCAATGGAAAGTAAGATTTTAACTGCTATTTCTAGTAAAACTGCCCCCGATCTAGTTAATTTAAATCCTAATTTTGCTTCGCAATTAGCAACACGTAATGCTTGGTTAAACTTAGATGAAGTAGTTCCACCGAACGTTAAGAAAAGTTACTTACCTAAAATCTGGCAAGCAAGTACAATTGAAACTTGTCAAGAAAATAATTGTAGTGAAACTTCCTTTGGTATTCCTTGGTATTTAACGACACGAATTACTATTTATAATCAAGATTTGTTAAGTAAAGCGGGACGAAAACAACCACCGACAACCTATGAAGAATTAGCTCAAGTTGCACGACAAATCAAAGATAAAACAGGAAAATATGCTTTGTTTATGACTTTTGTGCCTGAAGATTCAGGTGAAGTTTTAGAATCTTTAGTACAGATGGGAGTAAATTTAGTAGACGAGCAAGGTAAGGCTGCTTTTAATACGCCTGCTGGGGTAGCTGCTTTTCGTTATTGGGTAGATTTGTATCAACAAGGATTATTACCGCCAGAAGTTTTAACTCAGGGACATCGGCACGGTATTGAACTTTATCAAGCAGGAGAAACTGCCTTATTATCTTCTGGTGCTGAATTTTTAAATGCGATCGCAACTAATGCCCCAACAATTGCCCAAGTATCTGCTGCTGCACCCCAAATTACAGGAAAAACAGGCAAAAAAAATGTTGCGGTGATGAATCTGGTTATTCCTCGCGATACTGATAAACCAGAAGAAGCTTTAAAATATGCTTTGTATGTTACCAATACAGAAAATCAATTAGCTTTTGCCAAACAAGCCAATGTTCTTCCTTCGACAGAAGAAGCTGTGAAACAATATATTCAGGAGTTATCCTCGCAACAAACTAATAATTCCGTAGAACAAGCTAAAAAAGTTAGTGCGATGCAATTGAAAGATGCTGAAGTTCTCATTCCTGCGATGAAAAATATTAAATTATTGCAACAATCTATTTATGAAAATTTACAAGCAGCAATGTTGAAAGAAAAAACTGTTGAACAAGCGGTTGAGGATGCAGCAGCCCAATGGAATCAACAACAGTAA